A region from the Lolium perenne isolate Kyuss_39 chromosome 4, Kyuss_2.0, whole genome shotgun sequence genome encodes:
- the LOC127332294 gene encoding probable protein phosphatase 2C 37 has protein sequence MVMASAGVNNMPAGPSAGAEGSDPAAECRLRRRRRLALLRHVTSTSAGSDESAAVAAAAGSEEKVQTTTPTSESSEEEPEGASAAAAAAAINVASATTSLPSDAGTAAAVWPVAFGSVALAGRLREMEDTVSLHPSFCVWADGSPMHFFAVFDGHGGPHVAALCREQMHSILATELAAAAAAQGHGDEEGSWRAALSRSFARVDALAPESCACGRAAAGCACPLSSGQRGAIVGSTAVVALLVRDRLVVANCGDSRAVLCRGAHAVPLSEDQKPDRPDERARIEAMGGRVMFINGARVRGILAMSRALGHKLLKPEVICEPEITITTRSDDDECLILASDGLWDVISNKVACDVARQCLEDGSPTRARTAESGEAGPSSSGAPVAQQPEPRCYRAAALLARLALGRESSDNISVVVIDLKARG, from the exons ATGGTGATGGCCAGCGCCGGCGTCAACAACATGCCCGCCGGCCCCAGCGCCGGCGCCGAGGGGTCAGACCCGGCCGCCGAATGCCGCCTGCGCAGGCGCCGACGCCTCGCCCTGCTCCGCCACGTCACCAGCACCTCCGCCGGCTCCGACGAgagcgccgccgtcgccgccgcagcGGGGAGCGAGGAGAAGGTGCAGACCACGACGCCCACCTCGGAATCCTCCGAGGAGGAACCTGAGGGTgcctctgccgccgccgccgccgccgccatcaacgTCGCTTCTGCAACGACGTCGCTTCCTTCCGATGCCGGGACGGCAGCCGCGGTGTGGCCCGTGGCGTTCGGCTCCGTTGCGCTAGCGGGGCGGCTGCGGGAGATGGAGGACACGGTGTCGCTGCACCCGAGCTTCTGCGTCTGGGCCGACGGCTCGCCCATGCACTTCTTCGCCGTCTTCGACGGCCACGGCGGCCCGCAC GTGGCGGCGCTGTGCCGGGAGCAGATGCACTCCATCCTGGCGACGGAGCTCGCCGCTGCGGCCGCCGCCCAGGGTCACGGGGACGAGGAGGGGTCGTGGCGGGCGGCGCTCTCGCGGAGCTTCGCGCGCGTGGACGCGCTGGCGCCGGAGTCGTGCGCGtgcgggcgggcggcggcggggtgCGCGTGCCCGCTCTCGTCGGGGCAGCGGGGCGCCATCGTGGGGTCGACGGCCGTGGTGGCGCTCCTGGTGCGCGACCGCCTCGTCGTCGCCAACTGCGGCGACTCGCGGGCCGTGCTCTGCCGGGGCGCGCACGCCGTGCCGCTCTCCGAAGACCAGAAG CCGGACCGACCAGATGAGAGGGCAAGGATCGAGGCGATGGGCGGTCGGGTCATGTTCATCAACGGGGCACGCGTCAGAGGGATCCTCGCCATGTCCCGTGCACTAG GGCACAAGCTCCTGAAGCCTGAAGTCATATGTGAGCCGGAGATCACCATAACCACAAGGTCGGACGATGACGAGTGCCTGATCCTTGCGAGCGACGGGCTGTGGGATGTGATCTCCAATAAGGTGGCCTGCGACGTCGCGCGGCAATGCCTGGAAGACGGAAGCCCGACAAGAGCGCGCACAGCTGAGAGCGGCGAAGCCGGTCCCAGCAGCAGCGGCGCACCAGTAGCGCAACAGCCAGAGCCTCGCTGCTACCGTGCAGCTGCTCTCCTTGCGAGGCTCGCCCTCGGAAGGGAGAGCTCTGATAACATCAGCGTGGTTGTGATCGATCTGAAAGCGAGGGGTTAG